The following are encoded in a window of Aromatoleum petrolei genomic DNA:
- a CDS encoding BPSS1780 family membrane protein produces MNDPHTTDHGASHRRHPLPPPGHVTPADTLRWIAAGWKTFIVNPGTWVILTLALIAVLFALAAAVGFIPTFGPLLAPLVLQLVFPMLVAGMVTGVHAQHQGEPLRVAHLFEGARRHSGNLLMVGFFYVLGGLAAALVAVLVGSSAAVTGMLVGLLGSIGLASGVALLSAALWPVLLILLLMALWFAPPLVVLQNVSPLDAMRLSLRACVSNLASFIVLGFVLYLLTWIAMLPFALGVLVLVPVLAGALYAAWQDTFAPHAPQPTPALPGPTDTPAE; encoded by the coding sequence ATGAACGATCCGCACACGACCGATCACGGCGCGTCTCACCGCCGGCACCCCCTCCCCCCGCCCGGGCACGTCACGCCAGCGGACACGCTGCGATGGATCGCCGCGGGCTGGAAGACCTTCATCGTCAATCCCGGCACCTGGGTGATCCTGACCCTGGCGCTGATCGCGGTGCTGTTCGCGCTTGCTGCCGCAGTGGGCTTCATCCCCACCTTCGGCCCGCTGCTCGCCCCGCTGGTCCTGCAGCTCGTGTTCCCGATGCTCGTCGCCGGCATGGTCACCGGCGTGCATGCACAGCACCAAGGCGAACCGCTGCGCGTCGCCCACCTGTTCGAAGGCGCGCGCCGCCATTCAGGCAACCTGCTGATGGTCGGCTTCTTCTACGTGCTCGGCGGACTCGCCGCCGCGCTGGTCGCGGTTCTGGTCGGCAGCAGCGCCGCGGTAACCGGCATGCTGGTGGGCCTGCTCGGCAGCATCGGGCTGGCCAGCGGCGTCGCCCTGCTCTCGGCGGCGCTATGGCCCGTCCTGCTGATCCTGCTGCTGATGGCGCTTTGGTTCGCCCCACCGCTGGTGGTGCTGCAGAACGTGTCACCGCTCGACGCGATGAGGCTCTCGCTGCGCGCCTGCGTTTCCAATCTCGCCAGTTTCATCGTCCTCGGCTTCGTGCTCTACCTGCTCACCTGGATCGCCATGCTGCCGTTCGCGCTGGGCGTCCTGGTGCTCGTCCCAGTGCTGGCCGGCGCACTGTATGCGGCCTGGCAGGACACCTTCGCTCCCCATGCCCCGCAGCCGACACCCGCGCTGCCCGGCCCCACCGACACCCCTGCCGAGTAA
- the polA gene encoding DNA polymerase I, which produces MPVLLLVDGSSYLYRAFHALPDLRNSKGEPTGAIRGVLSMLRRLESDYKAEFRACVFDAKGKTFRDDWYPEYKSHRPPMPDDLRAQIEPLHEAVQAEGWPLLAVEGVEADDVIGTLTRLALERGWEVVISTGDKDLTQLVRPGVKWVNTMSEEVLDEAGVAAKFGVPPERIVDYLALVGDTVDNVPGVEKCGPKTAVKWLTEYGTLDNLVANADKVGGKVGENLRKHLDFLPLGKKLVTVVTDVALTVGLDDLPARDDDKAALRALYERFEFRGWLRDLDGEGAAAAPAAAGEAVVSDDPPAAPGAHRGGYATILDWSTFDAWAAKLDGAALVAFDTETTSLDPMAARLVGMSFAIVAGEAAYLPLAHRGPDVPNQLPLAEVLARLKPWFESAAHAKLGQNLKYDAHVLANHGIRLAGIAHDTLLQSYVLESDKSHDMDSLAKRHLGLTTIPYTDVCGKGAKQIGFDEVAIDRATEYAAEDADITLRLHRKLWPQLEAVPALAALYRDIELPAMQVLLDMERTGVLIDAFLLAQQSEELGRRLMELEREAHNLAGQPFNLASPKQLGEILFGKLGLPVVKKTATGQPSTDEEVLQQLADDYPLPKLLLEHRGFAKLKSTYADKLPRMVNPKTGRVHTSFSQAVAVTGRLASSDPNLQNIPIRTAEGRRIRAAFIAPRDHLIVSADYSQIELRIMAHLSGDARLLEAFAQGEDVHRATAAEVFGVTPAEVTSEQRRYAKVINFGLIYGMSAHGLAKNLGIDRAAAQGWIDRYFARYPGVAAYMDRVKAEAKERGYVETVFGRRLYLPEIRAQQVGRRQAAERAAINAPMQGTAADLIKKAMIAVHAWLPAAGLKSRLILQVHDELVLEVPRDELERVRAELPAQMCGVADLAVPLLVEVGVGDNWDEAH; this is translated from the coding sequence ATGCCCGTCCTGTTGCTCGTCGATGGTTCCAGCTATCTGTATCGCGCCTTCCACGCGCTGCCGGATCTGCGCAATTCGAAGGGCGAGCCGACGGGGGCGATTCGGGGTGTGTTGTCGATGCTACGTCGGCTCGAAAGCGACTACAAGGCCGAATTCCGCGCCTGTGTGTTCGACGCCAAGGGAAAGACCTTCCGCGACGACTGGTATCCCGAATACAAGTCGCACCGCCCGCCCATGCCGGATGACCTGCGCGCGCAGATCGAGCCGCTGCACGAGGCCGTCCAGGCCGAAGGCTGGCCGCTGCTGGCGGTCGAGGGCGTCGAGGCCGACGACGTGATCGGCACGCTGACGCGCCTGGCGCTGGAGCGCGGCTGGGAGGTGGTGATCTCCACCGGCGACAAGGATCTGACCCAGCTCGTGCGTCCCGGCGTGAAGTGGGTGAACACGATGAGCGAGGAAGTGCTCGACGAGGCGGGGGTTGCGGCGAAGTTCGGCGTGCCGCCCGAGCGCATCGTCGATTACCTCGCGCTGGTCGGCGATACCGTCGACAACGTGCCAGGCGTGGAGAAGTGCGGCCCGAAGACCGCGGTGAAATGGCTCACCGAATACGGCACGCTCGACAATCTCGTCGCGAACGCCGACAAGGTCGGCGGCAAGGTGGGCGAGAACCTGAGGAAGCACCTCGATTTCCTGCCGCTGGGAAAGAAGCTCGTCACCGTCGTGACCGATGTCGCGCTGACGGTCGGGCTCGATGATCTGCCGGCGCGCGACGACGACAAGGCGGCGCTGCGCGCGCTCTACGAGCGGTTCGAGTTCCGTGGCTGGCTGAGGGATCTGGATGGGGAGGGTGCGGCGGCCGCGCCTGCCGCGGCGGGCGAAGCGGTCGTGAGCGACGATCCCCCTGCGGCGCCGGGGGCGCATCGCGGCGGGTATGCGACGATCCTCGATTGGTCGACTTTCGACGCGTGGGCGGCAAAGCTCGACGGCGCCGCGCTCGTCGCCTTCGATACCGAGACGACCAGTCTGGATCCGATGGCCGCGCGGCTCGTCGGCATGTCCTTCGCGATCGTCGCCGGCGAGGCGGCCTACCTGCCGCTCGCGCACCGCGGGCCCGACGTGCCCAATCAGCTGCCGCTCGCCGAGGTGCTGGCGCGCCTGAAGCCCTGGTTCGAATCGGCTGCGCATGCCAAGCTCGGGCAGAACCTCAAGTACGACGCGCATGTCCTGGCCAATCACGGCATCCGCCTCGCCGGCATCGCGCACGACACGCTGCTCCAGTCCTACGTGCTGGAGAGCGACAAGTCACATGACATGGATTCGCTGGCGAAGCGCCATCTCGGCCTGACGACGATCCCCTATACCGACGTGTGCGGCAAGGGCGCCAAGCAGATCGGTTTCGACGAGGTCGCCATCGACCGCGCCACCGAATACGCCGCCGAGGACGCCGACATCACGCTGCGCCTGCACCGCAAGCTGTGGCCGCAACTCGAAGCGGTGCCGGCGCTGGCGGCGCTGTATCGCGACATCGAGCTGCCGGCGATGCAGGTGCTGCTCGATATGGAACGCACCGGCGTGCTGATCGACGCCTTCCTGCTCGCGCAGCAGAGCGAGGAGCTGGGGCGCCGCCTGATGGAGCTGGAGCGCGAGGCGCACAACCTGGCCGGCCAGCCCTTCAACCTCGCGTCACCGAAGCAGCTGGGTGAGATCCTGTTCGGCAAGCTCGGCCTGCCTGTCGTGAAGAAGACCGCCACCGGCCAGCCCTCGACCGACGAGGAGGTGCTGCAGCAGCTCGCCGACGACTATCCGCTGCCCAAGCTGCTGCTCGAACATCGTGGTTTCGCGAAACTGAAGAGCACCTACGCGGACAAGCTGCCGCGCATGGTCAACCCGAAGACCGGGCGCGTGCATACGAGCTTCTCGCAGGCGGTCGCGGTCACGGGCCGGCTCGCGAGTTCGGATCCCAATCTGCAGAACATCCCGATCCGCACCGCCGAGGGACGGCGCATCCGCGCGGCCTTCATCGCGCCGCGCGATCATCTGATCGTGTCCGCGGACTATTCGCAGATCGAGTTGCGCATCATGGCGCACCTGTCGGGCGACGCGCGCCTGCTGGAAGCCTTCGCGCAGGGCGAGGATGTGCACCGCGCGACCGCCGCCGAGGTCTTCGGTGTGACGCCGGCGGAAGTCACGAGCGAGCAGCGCCGCTACGCCAAGGTGATCAACTTCGGACTCATCTACGGCATGAGCGCGCACGGCCTGGCGAAGAACCTGGGCATCGACCGCGCCGCCGCGCAGGGCTGGATCGACCGCTACTTCGCGCGCTATCCCGGGGTCGCTGCCTACATGGACCGCGTGAAGGCCGAGGCGAAGGAGCGCGGCTACGTCGAGACGGTGTTCGGTCGCCGCCTCTACCTGCCCGAGATCCGCGCCCAGCAGGTGGGTCGCCGTCAGGCCGCCGAACGCGCGGCGATCAATGCGCCGATGCAGGGCACGGCGGCGGACCTGATCAAGAAGGCGATGATCGCCGTGCACGCATGGCTGCCCGCTGCGGGACTGAAATCACGCCTGATCCTGCAGGTGCATGACGAACTGGTGCTGGAGGTGCCGCGCGACGAGCTGGAGCGCGTGCGCGCGGAACTGCCGGCGCAGATGTGCGGCGTCGCCGATCTGGCGGTGCCGCTGCTGGTCGAGGTCGGCGTCGGCGACAACTGGGACGAGGCGCACTGA
- a CDS encoding carbamoyltransferase family protein, with translation MALTILGLSGALTHDPSAALYVGGKLVAAAEEERFVRDKHAKNRMPYEAAKFCLDFAGIKPKDVNAVAIPFAPISIMEPARWHYAKRYWYAPDRGLDAILTGNRRFHRYKKRIEWCLAQLGFDVRKTEIVPVEHHLAHASSAYHCSGFTEKTAILGIDGKGEYATTFFGYGENGRIHKIKEFYDPDSLGGLYGAITEYLGFEMLDGEYKVMGMAPYGDPDKYDFSRLAKFENGELVVDTDYANVIGFRRYKENGKGYYFSPKLIDWLGPKRAGDIADEPYIHYAASMQKLFEDLSLKMIDHYLGDILRDTGRLAFAGGGALNVKLNQKIIARPDLRELFVQPASGDSGTAVGAAAYVSVARGVPVEKMEHVYLGPCYTNEDVIAACAKHPAQPAWQKIDDMPARIAQILADGNPVAWFQGRMEFGPRALGGRSILGCPSAAGVADRINEQIKFRERWRPFCPSMLDTVGPQMLQTDHPAPFMTFTFEVAEEWKARVPEVVHEDGTSRAQVLKREYNPRYYELMLELEKLTGNGVVLNTSLNRRGEPMICSPTDALNMFFGSDLQYLIMEDVLVVKNGAALG, from the coding sequence TTGGCTCTGACCATTCTCGGCCTGTCCGGCGCCCTGACGCACGACCCCTCCGCCGCCCTGTATGTCGGCGGCAAGCTCGTCGCTGCGGCGGAAGAAGAGCGCTTCGTTCGCGACAAGCACGCCAAGAACCGCATGCCCTACGAGGCGGCAAAATTCTGTCTCGACTTTGCCGGCATCAAGCCGAAGGACGTCAATGCGGTCGCGATCCCGTTCGCGCCGATCAGCATCATGGAGCCGGCGCGCTGGCACTACGCGAAGCGCTACTGGTACGCTCCGGACCGCGGCCTTGATGCGATCCTGACCGGCAATCGGCGCTTCCATCGCTACAAGAAACGCATCGAATGGTGCCTCGCGCAGCTCGGCTTCGACGTCAGAAAGACCGAGATCGTGCCGGTCGAGCACCACCTCGCGCACGCGTCGAGTGCTTACCATTGCTCCGGCTTCACCGAGAAGACCGCGATCCTCGGCATCGACGGCAAGGGCGAGTACGCGACGACCTTCTTCGGTTACGGCGAGAACGGCAGGATCCACAAGATCAAGGAGTTCTACGATCCCGATTCGCTCGGCGGCCTGTATGGCGCGATCACCGAGTACCTCGGCTTCGAGATGCTCGACGGTGAATACAAGGTCATGGGCATGGCGCCCTATGGCGACCCGGACAAGTACGACTTCTCGCGCCTGGCGAAATTCGAGAACGGCGAACTCGTCGTCGATACCGACTACGCCAACGTGATCGGCTTCCGCCGCTACAAGGAAAACGGCAAGGGCTACTACTTTTCACCCAAGCTGATCGACTGGCTGGGGCCCAAGCGCGCCGGCGACATCGCCGACGAGCCCTACATCCACTACGCCGCGAGCATGCAGAAGCTGTTCGAGGACTTGTCGCTCAAGATGATCGACCACTACCTCGGCGACATCCTGCGCGACACCGGGCGCTTGGCGTTCGCGGGCGGCGGCGCGCTCAACGTCAAGCTCAACCAGAAGATCATCGCGCGCCCCGACTTGCGCGAGCTCTTCGTGCAGCCGGCCTCGGGCGACTCCGGCACGGCGGTCGGTGCGGCAGCCTACGTCTCGGTCGCGCGCGGCGTGCCGGTGGAGAAGATGGAGCACGTCTATCTCGGGCCGTGCTATACGAACGAGGACGTCATCGCCGCCTGCGCGAAGCATCCGGCGCAGCCGGCTTGGCAGAAGATCGACGACATGCCCGCACGCATCGCGCAGATCCTCGCCGACGGCAACCCCGTGGCGTGGTTCCAGGGGCGCATGGAGTTCGGCCCGCGCGCGCTCGGCGGACGTTCCATTCTCGGCTGCCCGAGCGCGGCAGGCGTGGCCGACCGCATCAACGAGCAGATCAAGTTCCGCGAGCGCTGGCGCCCCTTCTGCCCCAGCATGCTCGACACCGTCGGTCCGCAGATGCTGCAGACCGACCACCCCGCGCCCTTCATGACCTTCACCTTCGAGGTCGCGGAGGAGTGGAAGGCGCGCGTGCCCGAGGTCGTGCATGAGGACGGCACCTCGCGCGCCCAGGTTCTCAAGCGCGAGTACAACCCGCGCTACTACGAGCTGATGTTGGAGCTCGAGAAGCTCACGGGTAACGGCGTCGTGCTCAACACCTCGCTCAACCGCCGCGGCGAACCGATGATCTGCTCGCCGACCGATGCACTCAACATGTTCTTCGGTTCCGACCTGCAGTACCTCATCATGGAGGACGTGCTGGTCGTGAAGAACGGTGCAGCCCTTGGCTGA
- a CDS encoding DUF6625 family protein — MSVQLPSICFVVPYFGRWPFWMPFFVESCRANPTLDWLIFSDCGPIPDCPPNVRVVETAYEDYCARVAHALGIPFAPQNPYKLCDVKPAFGYIHAEELRGYDFWAFGDLDLVWGDLRAYFTAERLASKDLFATHARRVSGHCCLVRNTKDLRELFFRMRDWQRRMSDPTHHALDEGAFSRIFIRYKNLPDRVAHLPRLLNAWYRRAEFVEAFSTPGAKVAWVDGGFDFPQRWFWERGRLSNDRDGDRIFPYLHFVVWKKHAWKSLPVPDSTSLAALAASGRWAVDAGGFHPLGEGAA; from the coding sequence ATGAGCGTGCAGCTGCCGTCGATCTGCTTCGTTGTGCCGTATTTCGGCCGCTGGCCGTTCTGGATGCCATTCTTCGTCGAGAGCTGCCGCGCCAACCCGACTCTGGACTGGCTGATCTTCTCCGACTGTGGTCCGATCCCTGACTGTCCGCCCAATGTGCGCGTCGTCGAGACCGCCTACGAGGACTACTGCGCCCGCGTTGCGCACGCCCTCGGGATCCCCTTTGCGCCGCAGAACCCCTACAAGCTGTGCGACGTGAAGCCGGCTTTCGGCTACATCCATGCCGAGGAGCTGCGCGGCTACGATTTTTGGGCCTTTGGCGACTTGGACCTCGTGTGGGGCGACCTTCGGGCGTATTTCACCGCGGAGCGTCTCGCGAGCAAGGACCTTTTTGCGACCCACGCGCGGCGCGTGTCGGGCCACTGCTGCCTAGTGAGGAACACCAAGGATCTGCGCGAGCTCTTCTTCCGCATGCGGGATTGGCAGCGACGCATGAGCGACCCAACGCATCACGCGCTCGACGAAGGCGCCTTCAGCCGGATCTTCATCCGTTACAAGAACCTGCCTGATCGCGTCGCGCATCTGCCGCGCCTGCTCAATGCGTGGTACCGGCGCGCGGAGTTCGTGGAGGCATTCAGCACGCCCGGGGCAAAGGTCGCATGGGTTGACGGCGGCTTCGATTTTCCTCAGCGCTGGTTCTGGGAGCGCGGCCGCCTGAGCAACGATCGCGACGGCGACCGCATCTTTCCCTACCTGCATTTCGTCGTCTGGAAGAAGCATGCGTGGAAGAGCCTGCCGGTGCCGGACAGCACCTCGCTTGCCGCGCTCGCCGCCTCGGGTCGATGGGCCGTCGATGCGGGGGGCTTTCACCCGCTCGGCGAGGGCGCGGCATGA
- a CDS encoding glycosyltransferase, whose protein sequence is MQPLAERRILQFCHCHYGPFGDVARQYAVLFKDSPYKVTTVYLTDPPSDEVTALSASDEVIYFDYDGADVRGLKLDAMHRLRGIIARREFALILAHRFKPIHISCWATGLPVIGVHHAFGDYERLTHKLFARWFGKRLGLLGVSDAIRDDIRRGVPSWAPDRIETLHNRIDVDAVRADVLPRDAARELLGLPCDAFVVGNVGRLHPDKDQATLLRGFARALPEMPGDALLAILGKGRLEGDLRRLAAELGIAARVRFLGQVPNARRAFSAFDLFALSSDHEPFGMVLLEAMAARVPVVATDCGGAPEVVGDAGELFPLGDAAALAGLIVKAARRPAAERELFVERGIARLFKHFSDEAARRRFFTLPMVRAVLGEAEWLR, encoded by the coding sequence GTGCAGCCCTTGGCTGAGCGCCGCATCCTGCAGTTCTGCCACTGCCACTACGGGCCGTTCGGCGACGTCGCGCGTCAGTACGCAGTGCTATTCAAGGATTCGCCGTACAAGGTCACGACGGTGTACCTGACGGATCCGCCCAGCGATGAAGTGACCGCGCTGTCGGCGTCGGACGAGGTGATCTATTTCGACTACGACGGTGCCGACGTGCGCGGCCTCAAGCTCGACGCGATGCATCGCTTGCGCGGGATCATCGCCAGGCGGGAGTTCGCACTGATTCTCGCGCACCGATTCAAACCAATCCACATTTCCTGCTGGGCCACCGGTTTGCCGGTGATTGGCGTGCATCACGCCTTTGGCGATTACGAGCGGCTCACGCACAAGCTCTTCGCGCGTTGGTTCGGCAAGCGCCTGGGCCTGCTCGGCGTGTCGGACGCGATCCGTGACGACATCCGCCGTGGGGTGCCGTCGTGGGCCCCCGATCGCATCGAGACGCTGCACAACCGCATCGACGTCGATGCGGTACGTGCCGACGTGCTGCCGCGCGACGCTGCGCGCGAGTTGCTGGGGCTGCCGTGTGACGCCTTCGTTGTCGGCAACGTCGGGCGTCTTCACCCGGACAAGGACCAGGCGACATTGCTGCGGGGCTTTGCTCGTGCCCTGCCGGAGATGCCGGGCGATGCGCTGCTGGCAATCCTCGGCAAGGGGCGGCTCGAGGGCGACCTGCGCAGGCTCGCCGCCGAACTGGGCATCGCCGCGCGGGTGCGTTTCCTCGGGCAGGTGCCGAATGCCCGCCGCGCCTTTTCGGCCTTCGACCTGTTCGCCCTCAGTTCCGACCATGAGCCCTTCGGCATGGTGCTGCTCGAGGCCATGGCCGCCCGCGTGCCGGTGGTCGCCACCGACTGCGGCGGGGCGCCGGAAGTCGTCGGCGATGCCGGTGAGCTGTTCCCGCTGGGCGACGCGGCGGCCCTTGCCGGCCTGATCGTCAAGGCAGCGCGCAGACCCGCCGCCGAGCGTGAGCTGTTCGTCGAGCGGGGCATCGCGCGCCTTTTCAAGCATTTCTCCGACGAGGCAGCGCGGCGCCGCTTCTTCACGCTACCTATGGTCCGGGCGGTGCTCGGTGAAGCTGAGTGGCTACGATGA
- a CDS encoding TIGR00730 family Rossman fold protein, with product MTAKEKIPPSAPSSMAPRFNARESWRIFGIMAEFVEATERLNAIRPAVSIFGSARIPPDHMYYILAEKISRLLSDAGFAVISGGGPGIMEAANKGAYFGKSPSIGLNIQLPMEQSSNPYQDISQTFQHFFARKFMFVRFASAYVVMPGGFGTLDELMEALTLIQTGKSRKIPIILVHGPFWKGMIDWFRERLVAERMINPEDLDLIQVIDTPEEVVEAIFKHYEHRGFLPLPEEHELLLNL from the coding sequence ATGACCGCGAAAGAAAAAATCCCGCCAAGCGCTCCCAGCAGCATGGCACCGCGCTTCAACGCCCGCGAGTCGTGGCGGATCTTCGGAATTATGGCAGAGTTCGTCGAGGCGACCGAACGCCTCAACGCGATCCGCCCGGCGGTGTCGATCTTCGGCAGCGCACGCATTCCGCCTGACCACATGTACTACATCCTCGCCGAGAAGATCAGCCGCCTGTTGTCGGACGCCGGCTTCGCAGTGATCTCCGGCGGCGGCCCCGGCATCATGGAAGCGGCCAACAAGGGCGCCTATTTCGGCAAGAGCCCCTCGATCGGCCTCAACATCCAGCTGCCAATGGAGCAGAGCTCCAACCCCTACCAGGACATCTCGCAGACCTTCCAGCACTTCTTCGCGCGCAAGTTCATGTTCGTGCGCTTCGCCTCGGCCTACGTCGTGATGCCGGGCGGCTTTGGCACGCTGGACGAGCTGATGGAGGCCCTGACACTGATTCAGACCGGCAAGAGCCGCAAGATCCCGATCATCCTGGTGCACGGCCCGTTCTGGAAAGGCATGATCGACTGGTTCCGCGAGCGCCTCGTTGCCGAACGCATGATCAACCCCGAGGACCTCGACCTCATCCAGGTGATCGACACGCCCGAGGAAGTCGTCGAGGCGATCTTCAAGCACTACGAACACCGCGGCTTCCTGCCGCTGCCCGAGGAACACGAACTGCTGCTCAACCTGTAG
- a CDS encoding DUF2782 domain-containing protein yields MRRNLIVLLMALATPVAAQQTPKLEPIPEPPPMPASDPSLDPEVRIVQRGEDTVQEYRIRGKLYMIKVTPPHGVPYYLIDNEGNGVMTRQDVLPTLAVPMWVIKSW; encoded by the coding sequence ATGCGCCGCAACCTGATCGTGCTGCTGATGGCCCTCGCAACCCCGGTTGCGGCCCAGCAGACTCCCAAACTCGAACCGATCCCCGAACCGCCGCCGATGCCGGCGAGCGATCCGTCGCTGGATCCCGAAGTCCGCATCGTCCAGCGCGGCGAGGACACCGTGCAGGAGTACCGCATCCGCGGCAAGCTCTACATGATCAAGGTCACGCCGCCGCACGGCGTGCCCTACTACCTGATCGACAACGAAGGAAACGGCGTGATGACGCGGCAGGATGTGCTGCCGACGCTCGCCGTCCCGATGTGGGTGATCAAGTCCTGGTAA
- a CDS encoding homoserine kinase, with the protein MSVFTAVAPETLSRWLGHYAIGRLVELQGISAGVQNSNFFVTTTLGRYVLTLFEAIPRAELPYFLHLMAHLARHGLPVPAPIADRDNEYLGTLSERPAALVMRLSGKSEMAPGERHCERVGAMLAGLHLAGLSYGRRQENPRGAAWRTAAAARVRPFLPEDEQALLDAELAFQAAANYGHLPRGVIHADLFRDNVLWDGDFIGGVIDFYFAGHDALLFDVAVTVNDWCTTEDGELDAQRTAALLSAYHAERPFTDAERANWPAMLRAAALRFWLSRAEDYHLPKPGEMVLVKPPAEYRDILRLRIAGTPPLPL; encoded by the coding sequence ATGTCCGTTTTCACCGCAGTCGCCCCCGAGACGCTGTCGCGCTGGCTCGGCCACTATGCCATCGGCCGCCTCGTCGAGCTGCAGGGCATCTCGGCCGGAGTGCAGAACAGCAACTTCTTCGTCACCACCACCCTCGGCCGCTACGTGCTGACGCTGTTCGAGGCCATCCCGCGCGCCGAACTGCCCTATTTCCTGCACCTCATGGCCCACCTTGCACGTCACGGGCTGCCGGTGCCGGCCCCCATCGCCGACCGCGACAACGAATACCTCGGCACGCTGTCCGAGCGCCCCGCGGCGCTGGTCATGCGCCTGTCGGGCAAGTCCGAGATGGCCCCCGGCGAACGCCACTGCGAGCGCGTCGGCGCAATGCTCGCGGGCCTGCATCTGGCCGGCCTGTCGTACGGGAGACGCCAGGAAAACCCGCGCGGCGCGGCATGGCGCACGGCCGCCGCCGCACGCGTGCGCCCCTTCCTGCCGGAAGACGAGCAGGCCCTGCTGGATGCGGAACTCGCCTTCCAGGCCGCGGCGAACTACGGCCACCTGCCGCGCGGCGTGATCCACGCCGACCTCTTCCGCGACAACGTGCTGTGGGATGGCGACTTCATCGGCGGCGTGATCGACTTCTACTTCGCCGGCCACGACGCGCTGCTCTTCGACGTCGCGGTGACCGTGAACGACTGGTGCACGACCGAGGACGGCGAACTCGATGCGCAACGCACCGCCGCGCTGCTCTCCGCCTACCACGCCGAGCGCCCCTTCACGGACGCCGAACGCGCGAACTGGCCCGCCATGTTGCGCGCCGCGGCGCTGCGCTTCTGGCTGTCGCGCGCCGAGGATTACCACCTGCCCAAACCGGGCGAGATGGTGCTGGTAAAGCCGCCCGCCGAATACCGCGACATACTGCGCCTGCGCATCGCTGGAACGCCACCGCTGCCGCTCTGA
- a CDS encoding alanine:cation symporter family protein, producing the protein MCHGVGRHFSIRTRFMQVRGFNAMIRLMFQRKSADAGVSSLRALAMALSCRVGTGSIAGVATAITFGGPGAVFWMWMTAFLGASTAYIESTLAQIHRDGARIHAGRGRVGDARCPRASSRWR; encoded by the coding sequence ATGTGCCACGGCGTCGGCCGGCATTTCTCGATCCGCACCCGTTTCATGCAGGTCCGCGGCTTCAACGCGATGATCCGCCTGATGTTCCAGCGCAAGAGTGCGGACGCCGGCGTGTCGTCGCTCCGGGCGCTGGCAATGGCGCTGTCGTGCCGCGTGGGCACCGGCAGCATCGCCGGTGTGGCGACCGCGATCACCTTCGGCGGTCCCGGTGCGGTGTTCTGGATGTGGATGACTGCCTTCCTGGGTGCATCGACCGCCTACATCGAATCGACGCTTGCCCAGATCCATCGAGATGGGGCACGCATACACGCAGGACGCGGTCGAGTCGGTGATGCCCGGTGTCCGCGAGCTTCCTCGCGCTGGCGCTGA